In Pangasianodon hypophthalmus isolate fPanHyp1 chromosome 5, fPanHyp1.pri, whole genome shotgun sequence, the DNA window TGTCCAGATtatggttgtcctgtgaacagcttctcctATCAGAGCTGTGGatttctccagctccttcatAGTTACCCTTGGTCTCTTgattgcttctctgactaatgcacATATTACTGTATTTAGCAAAAATACCCTAAATGTCCTTTCTTCTCCCCTTCTCTTACTTAAATTttgtattacaaaaaaatagatagatgattttcctgtttttttacttttggaGGAACCTTGTTTgaataatgctaatgctaataataataataagaagaagaagaagaagaagaagaagaagatcttCCTATGTCTTTATCTTGTATTGTACAGCCTTACACTAGACTACCTAAAAATACCTAAAAAATGCAGACTCAAATGTACTGGAATCCCTTTATATAAGCACACAGTGTATTGGGAAACCTTACACCTCTCTGGTCACAATACTTCCACATacatcaaaatttttttttcttttcttaaattaGTGTGCAATGTGCCATGCTTTCAACTGGTGGCAGTacattacatgaaaaaaaaaaacctgcagttcCTGACAGCTGTCTTTCCATCTCTTCCTCTCAGTTTAACCCAAACACACCCCGTCCCTTGTTAATCATGTGACAGAGGACTTTTAATCCCAGGGTAATTGGgaatttttccctttttttaaatgttatgttgCATTTTAATAGTGCTTTTCCTTGTTTCATCAATAAATGACAAAATCCTACAGGGTTTGTTCCCTTTAATGACTTCCAAATAATATAATCTAAACTGATCCATTTGAAGTACACTctgtatcaaaaaaaaaaggtatataCAAACCAAATACAGAGTGTACTTCAAATGGATCAGTTTAGATTATATTATTTGGAAGTCATTAAAGGGAACAAACCCTGTAGGATTTTGTCATTTATAGATGAAACTACATTTTATGGAGGGGACTAcagtataataaaattaaagatacaaaaaataaaagagccgTCCAGAAGAcctataataatataaataagataagGTCTTCTGGAcggctcttttattttttgtatctttaattttattatactgTAGTCCCCCACATATTCTTCCCAATCTCTGTGTTAGCACTCTCTCAGGTGTCATACATTACCTTCAGATCAGATCTGGAGAACTGGAGACCTCTTTTACGAActattgtttcatatttatatttattttttgcccacatttgggcatttttttttttggccacatTTTTTGCCCACTGCAGAAGAAGTGGTTCATTTTAATGTGTTGGAATTAGATTTTAGATAGTGTAATATTATAATTCCTCATCAAACCTAATGGTCTAAATGTTGTCTTGTTTTAGACTAAGTTGCACTTACTGTAGGTACAACCTGCTTTTCTTACTAAAGTCAGTTTACTAGATTGTTGCTCTTGCATCTGTATTTGGTTAATAATTctacaaaaatgaaatgagcTTGTATTTGCTGTAGCAGTGTAGCAGGTCTGGTAGAAACATATTTAGGAAGTAAATGTTATATAGAACTTTTCAGCAGTGAAAAGTGCTTTAGTAATTCTACTCTGTTACTCTGCTTCAGTAGAGCATTTGTACTTTACCTGAGTATCACGTGATAATGAATACTAGTTCTCAAAAGATTTTActctttacattttcatttagatcttaaagatgaataaatgaataaagaatgaatcttttttgctgtttaatGAATCATGTTTCTGTACATTTAAACAATACTTATTCAAACAATATCCAACATCCAACATACTAATTTGTACAGATATCACCACCATTCATTTTTGCActtataatatattaaagttttcttaaataaaacaaaaattttcacacattttcactaTGAGCCCaagttgaaaaataaattatatccATAATGCTTATTTAAGTTGATACTATTTAGTACTCACTTATAAATATTAACTACACTATTAGAAAAATTTGTCAAGGGTTCCTTGGACAATTAAATGTTCCTAGCCTCCAAATATGGCTCTACCGCATTGGATAGACAAACACTCCATTACAGGGCTCTACACAGAGCAATAAAGGGTTCCTCCAGAGTGACAGCTAAAGAATCCTTAAGGTTTCTAAAAGAGTCTGTGAAGTGCTGAAGTGCAATGTGTGTGAGACTAACTACAAGCAAACATGAGACTGATTCTCCAATAACCAACTCAAGTTGTGGGCTTTCATAGCTGTGCACATGCGCACAGGTAATAAACTTAGATGAACATGCATTTTGTTCAGTACTAGAGAACAAGGCAGCCTGGTACCAGAAGTTCTTGAACAGATTTACAGAGTGGTCAATATGTAAAGGAGTAGATATTAAATCTGACATCACTGTCAGCAGGTAAAAAAGGGCATttgctatttaatttttttcttttttatcattaaatttaatttattaaacttttctaaatttaataataattgcaaaTTGGTGAACAGTGGGGAACAGTGCTATAAACACATATTTACAAGCCAAAAGAATGATGTGGACTATCCaggtagatttttaaaaaaatggatatgCAGtcatcatccactttattaggaacacctgtacacctgcacattcatgcagttattcaatcagccaatcaagtagcagcagcgcaatgcataacatcctgcagatacaggtcaagagcatcagttaatgttcgcatcaaacatcagaatggggagaaagtgtgatctctgtgactttagcCGAGGCATGGACGTTGGTACTAGATGGGCCGTATTGAGGATTACATATATGGCAAATGCTTTAATTTCATACctttattaatatgttaataatttatcCATTAGttaattctttaattttagTTAATCCTTCTTTATATTCTGTAGTCACACATTTATGTTGGTAATCAGAAGTCTAGCACATCTGCTTCTTGCTATTTAGGCTTGCGTGTGTGAGAAAGCAGGAAGAAGTCTTTGTAGGCCTGATTTAAGGTATAGAGGGAGGTCTACTCCATCAGAACTGACTTACAAAACACCTGTAACAAGTGAAGTTGCAGTCATGTCTTCTTATGCATGATGAATAGCATAGGCTTGTGACCTGAAGTTGAAGTAAAGTAATATTCGCAGTCCTAATGTTACATTAGACTTtcaccatatacagtatgtgcttccTTTCCTGTtaatcatataatcatttatttttacttgacCAATAAGTATGAAGTCCTTTGTCTGCCTGTAATCAATCACAAAACACTAGTCCAATTCAATGAAGTAATTTAATTGCCTGTAACACCTTCTCCCCGGCCATAATGAGAATAAACATATTACTCTGGAGTCAGCTGTGTCTCTGTGAATTTTACTTTCATTAATATTAAGGTAATATTTTCCACCGCACAtaacctgctgatctcctgggattttcacacacagtctctagagtttacacagaatgatgcgagaaacaaaaaacattgtgtgagcaacagttctttataaccatggtgagcagaaaagcatctcagcatgcccAACAAACCAacccttgaggtggatgggctacagcagcagaagaacacatcaggtgccaacaagaatctgaggctatcatgggtacAGACTCAACCGGACTGGACAGTTGATTAGAAAAAACATCAGctggtcttttttccagtcttcaactgtccagttttagtgGACCTGTGCCCACTggagcctcagctttctgttcatagctgacagaagtggaacccatcatggtcttctgctgttgtagcccatccacctcaaggttcaatgtgttgtgcattctgagatgcttttctgctcaccacaattgtacagagtggttatctgagttactgtagactttctgtcagctcgaaccagtctggccatattcctctgacctctctcatcaacaaggtgtttccgtctgcagaactgctgcctatggtgttttttctttattgcaccattcagAGTGagcattacctgaagctgctggtctgtatctgcatgattttttacactgcactgctgccacactgaataaatataactgaatgaatgggtatactaaataaataaagctgttgtAAAAGTAAACATAAAGGCTCTTCCCCTTTATAATATACTTTATatcatatgtttatatatttgctAATAACCACCAAGAGGACAACTTAGCAATCATGCACAAATTAACTTACTAGGTGTAACACTGGCATATTTTATCACCCTTAGCCACCATTGGTCTTCACTTGGTGAATCTGTTTTTTCATTATCCAATCACTATGCTACTGATATTACTATTTGAAGAGTGCGTGGTATAACGCAGCAATTGCTGCAATGTCACTGTGCCATATCTTTTGAACCCTGACGATGCCCACAGACGTCCACGGTCAGGAATCCGTGAGAGTATAACTAGCCGTGCTCACTGGGTCAATCACAGCAAGTCCAGACAATCCTCTGCGAGCTCATCTATATGGATGGGGAGAATTTTGCATGTACTTCAAATGCGTTCACCTGCCCTGTGGCGTGTTAGCATGTGTCAGCCTGCACTCTTCCCAGATATCCATGAACTTATAGTGTCTGTTGCCAGGGTGCCAGAGGGCTTCTGTTTTTCACCTCTTTCCTGATTTCACAGTATCTACTACATTTCATCAGATGTTAAGACATTCACTAGAGCTCTTTATATCTGATCCACTCGCTCGTCCAGAGCTGAAGCCTGAGTCCTGCACAGAACCATCACTCCAGTGGCATATGGACTCTGGAGCCTGGAGTTCTGGTGTGTGTTCCTGTTCCTGCTCttccttcagtgtgtgtgtcggctgTATGGCAGGTGTGATCACAAGTGCTACTGTGCAACACTCTTCCTGTGCGTCTAGGAGCAAGGGAACAGATGGAAACCCCTGGCAGAAGACAAAGGGAGTTTTTCATATTgtaacatgaaaaagaaaatgcagtaTGAAGAATGTACTGTTGAGCACAAAATTTTTGtagttaaatattattattattattattattattatgagtgaaaaaaataataaggatATCATGCTTTTGTGTCTGTCAGATAAACATTATTCATATATGTCATATAAAAATTGTCTAACTTTATTCTTCCTCTAAAATAACATCTTTCTTATCTCTAAACAGTTTTTGTTTGCTctcatttgtaatatttagcCCATTTACTgcaataaattgtaaattttaaaatacattttccttGTTCATCCAGAAACCATAGGGGGTGGCATGTGcgaatacacaaacacacacacttatacaatTCTAAATTCATTACCACAAACTGTTGATATTTCATCACTAATGAAAGACAAATTGTAATTTTACTTCTTACTCAAactacattatttaaaatggtaaGAAATCCATTTTAGATGTTTGAGAAATCTTCAATGAAATCTCAATTTaaatatgtgttattttatctactgctcagtcaaaaaaaaatcatggataaAGAATTAAGAATataatttggggaaaaaagtgatgatgaaattaaaacagtatTTGTTAGTGAGCTTGAACATCTAGAAACTGCAGAGGAAAGAAATCCTTACTAGTATGCTCTCAGGTGCTGTATATACTGAGGATTTCCTTCTGAATTTGTGACATATGTATAAAAAAGCTCCTAAAACAGGAATACTGCACAGCACAGAGAGAATTCTCAGCCAAACCAAAGGGCGACCTAAAAGTGACAAGAAAGATACTTGTGACCtccatgcaaaaaataaaataaaataatataaaataaagtgaaaattgtagaaaaaagagcacaaacAGGCAGAGCGATATTCAGATAATCTGCTAATCACACCAGGTTAGTGACATGCAATAGTCACAAGAAGAAACATTTAGCGAAGGAGGAGAATGGAGCTCTTTTACCTGTTGTGTACACACACTGCGGAGATGTGTAATTGCTGCTCTTCTCATAATCCAGACTGAAGACACTAACTTGCACACAGTATTCAGTCCAGGATTTCAGTGAGCTCAGTGGAGCATGTGGACTGTCATACACTTCCACGTGTTTCTGCTCTACAGCAGACAGAAAggacaattaaaaataaaggtcTAAAGTGGCATCAGAGCCATAAATTGTAATATATGAATGAAGGGTGGCATGCTATAGCGGCAAAAAGTGTAATATGAGtgcaattttacacacacacacacacacacacacacacacacacacacacacacacacacacacatatatatatattactgaaaCGTATTTTTAGAGGCCCAGTGTTTTGGTAAACAATATActaaaatcactgaaaattGGCTGCTCATttgatttataaatgaaaatgtgccTCACTGGCAAAGTGCTTAAATATCAGCCCTGGGAAACCCAATGTCCCAATGTTTAGAATCCTGGGGCgtgtaaagtttgtgtgtgtgttattgtaggTACCTGCTGTACCTTCTCTGTTTGGAGAAGGTGCTATTTTGTGTGCACTTCAGAATCATCACTACATTGTTTGTAGATTTTGTAGATGAGTTTGTAGATAAAATTGTAGGGTGTAGGCAAAATGTAATCCTCTGTAATCATGTAATCATGGCCATGTCTTGAACTGGCCGTGTTGTGAACATCTATAAATATTTGGAttaaaagaagtgtgtgtgtgtgtgcgtgtgtattacCTGTTCAGGTTTAAGCCTCTCCCAGTATTGTACCCTGTATTGCAGCTTCATCACGTCTCTCATGACTGACTTGGATATCATAAGAGTTAACCCGTCTACGTCTGCTTTCACATTCACTCTGCTGGGTGACGCTAACAGCACTGCAACATTTGAACAACACAGCTCCTTATTTAATaacacacaattaaaaaaaacatcaagccATCAGGTCATTATTAGATGTAGGAGTTAAGACTGATCATGTGAAGACTGATCAAGTGATGTAATTTTTGCAAGAAAATCCGATTTTTTTGCAATAATCCAATCAGTGTAGTAATCTGACCAAGTACTTCAGTAATCTGAGGACAGAGAATGCGGTAAGTCATCTAATAATCAGATTCTTTTATTACCATCACTACTAGCAGTGAACAGAAATGAACAAAGCAGCTAAAAGTGACTTAAGTAAAAGtatcatttctttaaaaatactgACTCAGGTAAAAGTTGTCATCTCCATGTCTTCTTGCTAAACATAGATTCTGGCTTTCCAATTCCATTACAATATTCATTTgacttttaattattaaatatatttagtaatCAACATAAtccattcatgcattcattcatttagtaataaaatccatccatccatccgttcaTTCAGTAttcaaatccatccatccatccataattcaaatgcatccatccatccatctatccatccatccattcagtATTCAAATCcattatttctttcattcatctttaattaCCATTTTATCATGATCAGGATGATCGTTGATGGTGGAACTTCAGTCTAGACAGGAACACATCCCGAACAGGACACTGTTCAATTTTAACCCAATTTAAACCCAACCAACACAACCTGCTGTACCACGGTGTTCTTTTCCACAAATATCAGTGATCTGTCTTACTTTGCATATTTCTAATGGGGGGAAGCCCAGGGTTATAAACACAAAGGTAAAGCAGATATCCCCAGGACCAGGATTAAGAACAACTTCCCGGTTGTGCAGAAGTCCCTTAAGGCCTCTCTTTATGAGCCAGTGCAGGATGCAGAACTGAAATGATTTTCTCTAAAAACAGCCTTTTTGTAGCAATCACTTCAGTGAAAAGAGTGGGAGAACTGCATGCCATGGAGATAAACTCACCTTGCATGCATGACCTTGCATAGAGTGACCTTGTAGTTACAGTGATTCTGCTCAAAGTCACAACTTTTGTACATCAATCAATCGATGTTACAGCATTCCATGAAGGCCAATCTGCAGAGCGTTCCCAGAATGCACCCTAATACTACCAATCCTCAGATCAATGATCATCTGTCTCAGATAAAAGATACAAGGAGCTCTCTTGTCTAAACAGAGACCGGCCCACTGGGTGATGGGCATCATCACCAGGGCCTTCAGACAGGCAGGCCCAGCCCCTAATCACAGACATTATTTAGAGGAGTGCTGCTCCAGGAAGTCTATGCTGCTACCACCTGGGCCTCACTGTGCACCTTCTCCCTGTTCTACTAGGTCTAATATCTTCCAGGGCTGTGAATGTGGTGGTCTTCTCCAAGTCCTAAGGTGTGCTAGTTCCTCATGATACACATTATCCGGGGGATTCTCACCACCCCAGTGGGATAAAATACTGTGCTCTTTAGATGCTTTTTATCACAGATGTTGATTTTATGACTGTGGTCCAAGGGACTGGATGCACTGCACATTTCTGGTGCTTTCCCTTTCAGTGGAAAGAGAGGGGAAAATCCAGGGAGAAGCAAATCCAGTGCCATCACTGACAACTAGTGATGCTACATATATTAGAATAACTTGGTAgcctcagtgttttatttttaatatttttgtcaacCTAAAGTTGTGCTTTTGCATCCATTATACCTCTAATAGTGCATTCAATGGCTCTTTAGAATAGAAATCAGGCAACATTTAGAGACAGGCAttcctcagatttttttttttcatacactgTTGGCTTTCTATCTTggttctagagactgtttttttGTACATGCGTATGACggcacacactcaccatcctcATCAGGTGTGAACCTCATCTGCGTCCAGTTGGAGCATTGGAGCCCAGCCTCTGCTCTGACTCTAATCAGAAATGTTCCTGAAAAAGGCAGCTTACAGTGTGTGAAATCACACTGACGCTCCCTGGAACCTTTACACGCCCGCTTATATGATCCCTCATCGTCTTGAGCTTCCCAGCTGTGAAAAACAGAGGAAGGAAAGatagtgagagaaaaaatagtAATATATCTCATCTCATTTCCAAAGAATACACATCCATAAGACATAGCTAAAAGCCACAGTAAAAAAATGGGTTTTAAATGTCGACTTagtaacttattattatttttttttttgcaacggCTTCATGTGGTACCTTATGACACATTGAAATGGTGCAGGGCATTCAAAATGATCTTAATGACTGAAAACCTTCTTAAAGTTAACTCACAAGACATAATCAGAGGTGAAGGTGACTGGATCTTCCAGCTGTGTGTAATTCCATTCCCACTGCAGCATGTAGTCCATGTCCACTGCAAtcatttttacatcatgtgggcCTGGCAGAGAGGCCGAGACTGGGGGCAGGGAGAAAACATATCACATCACATTAAATTCACATTAAATGattattacaataaattatTGTTTCATAATCTCACTgaagatttgtacctaagagctgctgctgtaatcacaaAGACTGTCCTGTACTcctcccaggactcttattcacaatatactcGTACCGAACATCCTTCTACATCtctaactgtaataaaaaataatcccaCTATCTTGTGTCACCCAGGAGAGGAAGGGCTCGTTTTGATTCTAGTTCTGCTGGTGCCTCTAATCCTCACTTCATCTCAGGGCTTGgggcctctggctcgctcattgctttcatttcactgcaagttatatactgtatattactgtctatgtgacaaataaaaatcttgaatcttgaatgttagtgatctaaatctacatctggatttctgctggTTTGTGACAATGTTCTAATGTTTAaactgctatacaaataaaactaaatatatCACGAAATAAATTGCAGGTTTGGATAAAATTGCTTCTAGTGTTAAGTGTTAAGCTTAACTGGTAAGCTATTTTCAGACAGTTCTAGGAgaaaatgtttgattttcagAACAGAGAGGTCAGTACAGGCAAATGTTAAGTGCATTGTGGATCAAAAGTGGTCCAGCTATAAGCAGCTAGAAGGTTTTCATAGCGTTTAGAATCTGAGTCATAATGCAGTAAAACTTATCTAATTCTTGGATTTGAATTTTGGCCCGACATGGTCCTGCTTACCATTTAGGCAGCTAGACTCAGACCCGCTGTCAATTGTATGTGTGTCAGATATAAACGTTAAGTGCACTGACACTGGGTCATCACTCATTTTCTATCTGGGCTGTGATATTAAATACCTGAACAGTTCCTAAATATTAGCTGTATACACCCGAATACCTACTATAATTCCTGaggtctttttttatattttaatccgAAGCAGGGAAACAGCTTGTCATCACCAGAAattatacaaaaacacacacaaaatatgcaCATCAATAAATTCTGGtcaaattgaaaaaataaataaataaataataaataaaatgtttaaaaagatggtgatggtgaatataaataatggtggacaaaaaaaacaaaacaagatggtcaggaaaaaaaaacatagtagCCAGGTAGTTATCTTTTTCTGTGTCACAGCATGAGAAATGCCAAATACATAATAATGTTAGTCTTATTAAAACAACGTCTTGAATATTGATAATATATGCCAACTCTAGTGGATATTAATATCTGTATATCACtccacaaaagacaaaaaacaaactacAGTCCATTCtattgcaaaatatatatataatacaatattcataaatttaaaatgtatatcctgagtttatatatttctgtaaatctgctttgtgaca includes these proteins:
- the LOC113545737 gene encoding interferon alpha/beta receptor 1a isoform X1; amino-acid sequence: MSLHLDLRLTLLLIMTVSASLPGPHDVKMIAVDMDYMLQWEWNYTQLEDPVTFTSDYVFWEAQDDEGSYKRACKGSRERQCDFTHCKLPFSGTFLIRVRAEAGLQCSNWTQMRFTPDEDVLLASPSRVNVKADVDGLTLMISKSVMRDVMKLQYRVQYWERLKPEQQKHVEVYDSPHAPLSSLKSWTEYCVQVSVFSLDYEKSSNYTSPQCVYTTGRPLVWLRILSVLCSIPVLGAFLYICHKFRRKSSVYTAPESILGFPSVPLLLDAQEECCTVALVITPAIQPTHTLKEEQEQEHTPELQAPESICHWSDGSVQDSGFSSGRASGSDIKSSSECLNI
- the LOC113545737 gene encoding interferon alpha/beta receptor 1a isoform X2; this encodes MSLHLDLRLTLLLIMTVSASLPGPHDVKMIAVDMDYMLQWEWNYTQLEDPVTFTSDYVFWEAQDDEGSYKRACKGSRERQCDFTHCKLPFSGTFLIRVRAEAGLQCSNWTQMRFTPDEDVLLASPSRVNVKADVDGLTLMISKSVMRDVMKLQYRVQYWERLKPEQKHVEVYDSPHAPLSSLKSWTEYCVQVSVFSLDYEKSSNYTSPQCVYTTGRPLVWLRILSVLCSIPVLGAFLYICHKFRRKSSVYTAPESILGFPSVPLLLDAQEECCTVALVITPAIQPTHTLKEEQEQEHTPELQAPESICHWSDGSVQDSGFSSGRASGSDIKSSSECLNI
- the LOC113545737 gene encoding interferon alpha/beta receptor 1a isoform X3, with protein sequence MSLHLDLRLTLLLIMTVSASLPGPHDVKMIAVDMDYMLQWEWNYTQLEDPVTFTSDYVFWEAQDDEGSYKRACKGSRERQCDFTHCKLPFSGTFLIRVRAEAGLQCSNWTQMRFTPDEDVLLASPSRVNVKADVDGLTLMISKSVMRDVMKLQYRVQYWERLKPEQQKHVEVYDSPHAPLSSLKSWTEYCVQVSVFSLDYEKSSNYTSPQCVYTTGVSICSLAPRRTGRVLHSSTCDHTCHTADTHTEGRAGTGTHTRTPGSRVHMPLE
- the LOC113545737 gene encoding interferon alpha/beta receptor 1a isoform X4, whose product is MSLHLDLRLTLLLIMTVSASLPGPHDVKMIAVDMDYMLQWEWNYTQLEDPVTFTSDYVFWEAQDDEGSYKRACKGSRERQCDFTHCKLPFSGTFLIRVRAEAGLQCSNWTQMRFTPDEDVLLASPSRVNVKADVDGLTLMISKSVMRDVMKLQYRVQYWERLKPEQSRNTWKCMTVHMLH